In the Alteromonas sp. M12 genome, one interval contains:
- a CDS encoding M3 family metallopeptidase, which yields MKKFALTLTSAMLIATLGGCSQSTTPTKTEDKTSMTEQVAQETNPLLAEYSGPYGGVPAFDKMDLALLVPALEKGMEINLAEVDAIINNPEAPTFENTIVPLEKSGAELGRVFTYWGIWSSNKNSPEFREIQKEMVPKISAFSSKINQNEKLFARVKAVYEGEEYKQLNSEQQRVTWLTYNGFARNGATLEGEAKKRYAEINQEVASLQTKFANNVLADEENYVLYIDADQLSGLPESFVTGAASAAAQRGHEGKYAITNTRSSMDPFLTYSEERELRKKVWETYYSRGNNGDEYDNNELIKQILKLRHERVQLLGYENYSQWRLEDRMAKNPENAMDLMQKVWPAAIARVDEEVKDMQAVADAENANITIEPWDYRFYAEKVRKQKYDLDSDQVKQYLQLDKLREAMFYVAGRLFNFKFTPIEEGKVPVFHPDVKVWEVTDLTSGEHIGLWYLDPFARTGKRSGAWATTYRSYTTFDGKKTVLSSNNSNFVKGPEGEPTLISWDDAETYFHEFGHALHFLSAKVAYPTSHSGVRDYTEFQSQLLERWLITDEVINNYLVHYKTGEPIPQELVAKIKKASTFNEGFKTTEYMASAIMDLLYHTTDPAAIDPQKFEQEQLVKLGMPEEMVMRHRSTQFGHIFSSEGYASSYYGYMWAEVLTSDAAEAFAEAPGGFYDKELSEKLVKHLFAIRNAMDPAEAYRLFRGRDANVEALMRDRGFPVK from the coding sequence ATGAAAAAATTTGCTCTGACACTAACAAGTGCAATGCTAATTGCAACATTAGGTGGGTGCTCTCAAAGCACAACCCCCACTAAAACAGAAGATAAAACATCCATGACTGAACAAGTCGCACAAGAAACAAATCCATTACTTGCTGAATATTCAGGCCCTTATGGCGGTGTTCCAGCTTTTGATAAAATGGACTTAGCCCTACTAGTTCCAGCGTTAGAAAAAGGAATGGAAATCAATTTAGCCGAAGTAGACGCGATTATTAACAATCCTGAAGCGCCTACATTCGAAAATACTATTGTTCCGTTAGAAAAGTCTGGTGCAGAGTTAGGTCGCGTATTCACCTACTGGGGTATTTGGAGTTCCAATAAGAATAGCCCTGAGTTCCGTGAGATTCAAAAGGAAATGGTTCCTAAGATCTCCGCGTTTAGTTCAAAGATAAACCAAAATGAAAAGCTTTTTGCACGGGTAAAAGCAGTGTATGAAGGCGAAGAATATAAACAGCTAAATTCTGAACAGCAACGTGTGACTTGGTTGACATACAACGGTTTTGCACGCAATGGCGCGACCTTGGAAGGGGAAGCGAAAAAGCGTTATGCAGAAATAAACCAAGAAGTAGCAAGTTTACAAACCAAATTTGCAAATAATGTGTTGGCTGATGAAGAAAACTATGTGCTCTACATCGACGCTGATCAACTTTCTGGTTTACCTGAGTCCTTTGTGACTGGTGCAGCATCAGCCGCAGCCCAGCGAGGCCATGAAGGTAAATATGCGATTACTAACACCCGTTCATCAATGGACCCGTTCTTAACCTACTCTGAAGAACGTGAACTACGTAAAAAAGTTTGGGAAACATATTACAGCCGCGGCAACAACGGTGACGAATATGACAACAATGAATTGATCAAACAAATTTTAAAATTGCGTCATGAGCGTGTTCAACTGTTAGGTTACGAAAACTATTCACAGTGGAGACTAGAAGATCGCATGGCGAAAAATCCTGAAAACGCCATGGACTTGATGCAGAAAGTTTGGCCTGCGGCTATTGCTCGTGTGGATGAAGAAGTAAAAGACATGCAAGCCGTTGCGGATGCAGAGAATGCGAATATCACCATAGAGCCATGGGATTATCGTTTTTATGCTGAAAAAGTACGTAAACAAAAATACGACCTAGACTCAGACCAAGTAAAACAATATTTGCAGTTAGACAAACTTCGCGAAGCTATGTTTTATGTTGCAGGTCGTCTCTTCAACTTCAAATTTACACCTATCGAAGAAGGCAAAGTACCTGTTTTTCACCCAGATGTTAAAGTATGGGAAGTGACAGATCTTACGTCTGGTGAACATATAGGTTTATGGTATTTAGACCCATTTGCTCGCACTGGTAAACGTTCTGGCGCTTGGGCAACGACTTACCGCAGTTACACCACTTTTGATGGTAAGAAAACGGTACTTTCTTCGAATAACTCAAACTTCGTGAAAGGTCCTGAAGGCGAGCCAACATTGATTTCTTGGGATGATGCGGAAACTTACTTCCATGAATTTGGCCATGCATTGCACTTCTTATCGGCCAAGGTAGCCTACCCAACGTCACATTCAGGTGTGCGTGATTACACTGAATTCCAATCTCAATTGTTAGAGCGTTGGTTAATCACTGATGAAGTAATTAATAATTATCTAGTGCATTACAAAACCGGTGAACCTATCCCACAAGAGTTAGTAGCTAAAATCAAAAAAGCATCTACTTTCAATGAAGGTTTCAAAACCACTGAGTACATGGCATCTGCAATAATGGACTTGTTGTATCACACAACAGATCCTGCTGCGATTGATCCTCAGAAGTTTGAACAAGAACAACTTGTGAAATTAGGCATGCCGGAAGAAATGGTAATGCGTCACCGTAGTACTCAATTTGGGCACATCTTTAGTAGTGAAGGTTATGCGTCTAGTTATTACGGGTACATGTGGGCTGAAGTTTTAACCTCAGATGCTGCTGAAGCCTTTGCTGAAGCACCTGGTGGATTCTACGACAAAGAACTAAGTGAAAAGCTAGTTAAGCATTTATTCGCCATTCGAAACGCAATGGACCCTGCTGAAGCTTATCGTTTGTTTAGAGGTAGAGATGCAAATGTAGAAGCCCTGATGCGCGATCGCGGATTCCCAGTGAAATAA
- a CDS encoding DUF6868 family protein — MTIIQITELFGWASIINLAYLLLATLIVTLMPDAIASIHSKVFKVEKSTLPPLYINFLSLYKVMTLVFIVSPYIALKIMGS, encoded by the coding sequence ATGACTATTATACAAATAACTGAGCTATTTGGTTGGGCGTCAATAATTAATCTCGCCTATTTATTACTTGCTACATTAATTGTAACACTTATGCCTGATGCAATAGCTTCAATTCATAGTAAGGTATTCAAAGTTGAAAAAAGCACATTGCCACCTTTGTATATTAACTTTCTGAGTCTTTATAAAGTCATGACATTGGTTTTTATTGTTTCTCCGTATATTGCTTTAAAAATAATGGGGAGTTAA
- a CDS encoding paraquat-inducible protein A — translation MKRHIGFALNILAIGLFFPGILLPMFSLDMEMAASLGGSTLSSSIVDKELSIMATIDELWHDQRILVAALILLFSVGIPLIKTSMVCVAYFQPGTRLERAFLSVVSSIGKWSMADVFVVAVFLAILSTNHAETTDSHNFAVFGFKMSLDISTQTLSNAGQGFYYFAGYCLLSLLGTHFAMRGAQSSKPKALM, via the coding sequence TTGAAACGTCATATTGGTTTTGCACTAAATATTCTTGCAATAGGTTTGTTTTTCCCTGGAATATTATTACCTATGTTTTCGTTAGATATGGAGATGGCTGCATCATTAGGGGGATCGACTCTGAGCTCCAGTATTGTCGATAAAGAGCTATCGATAATGGCAACCATCGATGAGTTATGGCACGACCAAAGAATATTAGTCGCGGCACTAATTTTACTGTTTTCAGTGGGGATACCACTGATAAAAACGAGCATGGTTTGTGTTGCATATTTCCAACCTGGTACAAGGCTAGAACGGGCTTTTTTAAGTGTGGTTTCAAGCATTGGGAAATGGTCGATGGCTGATGTGTTTGTCGTAGCGGTTTTCCTCGCTATTTTATCCACCAATCACGCAGAAACAACTGACTCTCATAATTTTGCGGTATTCGGATTTAAAATGTCGTTAGATATCAGCACACAAACACTATCTAATGCAGGCCAAGGATTCTACTATTTTGCTGGTTATTGTTTACTATCTTTATTAGGAACGCACTTCGCAATGCGGGGGGCGCAGTCCTCTAAACCAAAAGCGCTTATGTAA
- a CDS encoding 3TM-type holin: protein MAIGIMEFIGGIFKPAADLIDNVHTSDEERLVLKKQLDEIRAGVQLKMIELEHKVLEYETKVLQAQQAVIVAEAQGKSWIQRNWRPVLMMVIIFIVANNYILFPYLNLFTDKVAMLELPEELFTLLTVGVGGYVVGRSGEKIAQSMRKQPSVENEGK from the coding sequence ATGGCTATTGGAATTATGGAATTTATTGGCGGTATTTTTAAGCCAGCTGCAGATTTGATTGATAATGTGCACACTTCAGATGAAGAACGCTTAGTACTTAAAAAACAACTCGATGAAATTAGGGCTGGTGTACAACTTAAGATGATTGAGTTGGAGCACAAAGTTTTAGAGTATGAAACTAAAGTACTTCAAGCTCAGCAAGCCGTCATTGTCGCCGAAGCTCAAGGCAAAAGTTGGATACAGAGAAATTGGCGGCCGGTCTTAATGATGGTGATTATTTTTATTGTAGCGAATAACTACATTCTGTTTCCTTACCTCAATCTGTTTACCGACAAAGTGGCAATGTTAGAACTGCCAGAGGAACTGTTTACGCTGTTAACCGTAGGTGTAGGCGGTTATGTTGTCGGTAGAAGTGGCGAAAAAATAGCCCAATCTATGCGCAAACAACCAAGTGTAGAGAATGAAGGAAAATAA
- a CDS encoding EamA family transporter has product MSQQFHVFKSIFAIVIASFLWGTTGVAASYAPDISSLAIGAFSMGIGGVLLVFSARSKLRADFRLMLAYPHFVLFGGACVAIYPLAFYTSMRFSGVAIGTVISIASAPFFAALYERVISKKNISVQWIVSFVIGVIGIVLLVIGKTDGLVTSTHQTLQYVGIILGLLAGLTYAGYSWAAKHLIEKGIDSQSSMAGLFGLAALLLLPSLWFTGANLFSTVTNTSVALYMAFFPMFLGYLLFGFGLKLVDASRATLITLIEPLVATFLAVIIVGEDFKLIGWFGMGLISLCLALQTVKFKLQPQMDSVVISKT; this is encoded by the coding sequence ATGTCTCAGCAATTCCACGTTTTTAAAAGTATTTTTGCAATAGTTATTGCTAGCTTTCTTTGGGGTACCACTGGGGTAGCAGCAAGCTATGCGCCAGATATTAGCTCATTGGCGATAGGGGCTTTTTCGATGGGTATCGGCGGCGTGCTTTTGGTGTTTTCTGCCCGTTCCAAGTTACGCGCTGATTTTAGATTAATGCTCGCGTATCCCCATTTCGTGTTGTTCGGAGGCGCGTGTGTCGCGATCTACCCGTTAGCCTTTTATACCTCGATGCGATTTTCTGGTGTTGCTATTGGTACTGTCATTTCTATTGCTAGTGCACCTTTTTTTGCTGCATTGTATGAACGGGTTATTAGTAAAAAGAATATTTCTGTTCAGTGGATTGTGAGTTTTGTTATCGGCGTTATTGGAATTGTCCTGTTAGTGATTGGCAAAACTGACGGTTTAGTCACATCAACTCACCAAACCTTACAATATGTGGGGATTATTTTGGGTTTATTGGCAGGGCTAACCTATGCTGGCTATTCTTGGGCAGCTAAACATTTGATTGAAAAAGGTATTGATTCACAATCTTCGATGGCAGGGTTATTTGGCTTGGCTGCATTGTTGTTACTACCGTCTTTATGGTTTACCGGTGCTAATTTATTTTCTACCGTTACAAATACCTCGGTTGCTTTGTACATGGCCTTTTTTCCGATGTTTCTAGGGTATTTATTGTTTGGATTTGGCTTGAAACTTGTTGATGCTAGTCGCGCCACGTTAATAACGCTAATCGAGCCCTTGGTTGCTACTTTTTTAGCGGTTATCATTGTGGGAGAAGATTTTAAGTTGATTGGTTGGTTTGGTATGGGGCTGATTTCGCTGTGCCTAGCATTACAAACGGTGAAGTTTAAACTTCAGCCTCAGATGGACTCGGTGGTAATATCGAAAACTTAA
- a CDS encoding AraC family transcriptional regulator: protein MKANESHLFTANTEARFVVADMQVLPKNLELSEQVVFTINSSLISYLGFIENQLEYQLNPSLEQAMYETFFLILSEQALLPKVDRRIGATIAYIEQNIANKLQIKHLAKIACLSETQLKKLFKQQTGTTVMKYVTTLRMEKAQALLRHTDYPLQLVGERVGFSDLSSFSRKFSSYFGLPPTKFKH from the coding sequence GTGAAAGCCAATGAATCTCATCTTTTTACGGCAAATACTGAAGCTAGGTTTGTAGTCGCTGATATGCAAGTTCTGCCAAAAAACCTGGAACTGTCTGAACAGGTTGTTTTTACAATTAATTCAAGTCTTATCAGTTATTTAGGATTTATCGAGAATCAACTTGAATACCAGCTAAACCCGTCTCTTGAGCAAGCGATGTACGAAACTTTCTTTCTTATATTGAGTGAACAAGCTTTACTACCAAAAGTGGATAGACGAATTGGCGCTACTATTGCCTACATAGAACAGAATATTGCCAACAAACTACAAATTAAACACTTGGCTAAAATTGCATGTTTGAGTGAAACACAACTTAAAAAATTGTTTAAGCAGCAGACTGGTACTACTGTAATGAAATATGTCACCACCTTAAGGATGGAAAAAGCTCAGGCATTGCTGCGCCATACGGATTATCCTTTGCAGCTAGTTGGAGAAAGGGTCGGATTTAGTGATCTTTCGAGCTTTAGCCGAAAGTTTTCAAGCTATTTTGGTCTTCCTCCAACAAAATTTAAACATTAA
- a CDS encoding LytTR family DNA-binding domain-containing protein: MDTISAIVVEDKAVIDRCLTPRLTAFENINILAHCDNQKCGYSYILEYQPDVVFVDIEMLGANGIELLDKLNGAIVPLPKIVFVAASSEFAMQAFEYKVFDYLLKPISNCRLKACLDRLGNALLENQALLAQTKLNQLLCSKTGKSLDGFMQCLEHSKQATLTDLQQTISIKSGTQWLRIKLENILWIEAAGDYMCIHTLDETHIVRKTLRQFEAELDKRCFPRINRSSIINLNQITHLTPNSNGEYMARLVSGVELKVSRKYKLKLSALNLN; encoded by the coding sequence ATGGATACCATTTCGGCAATAGTTGTCGAAGATAAAGCCGTGATAGATAGATGCTTGACGCCTCGTTTAACGGCATTCGAAAACATTAACATATTAGCCCATTGTGATAATCAAAAGTGTGGCTATAGCTATATTCTTGAGTACCAGCCTGATGTCGTGTTTGTTGATATCGAAATGCTTGGCGCAAATGGTATTGAACTGCTAGATAAGCTCAATGGAGCAATAGTACCATTACCTAAAATTGTTTTTGTCGCAGCATCTAGCGAGTTTGCGATGCAAGCGTTTGAATACAAGGTGTTTGATTATTTATTAAAACCCATCTCCAATTGCCGTCTCAAGGCTTGTTTAGATAGGCTAGGAAATGCATTGTTAGAGAATCAAGCGTTGCTTGCGCAAACTAAACTTAATCAATTGTTGTGTAGTAAAACCGGTAAGTCGTTGGATGGTTTTATGCAATGCCTAGAACATTCGAAGCAAGCTACACTAACGGATTTGCAACAAACTATTTCAATTAAAAGCGGCACTCAATGGTTACGGATCAAGCTAGAAAACATTTTGTGGATTGAAGCCGCTGGTGATTATATGTGTATCCATACCCTTGATGAGACCCATATAGTGCGTAAAACACTTCGTCAATTTGAAGCCGAATTGGATAAAAGGTGTTTTCCAAGGATCAATCGGTCAAGCATTATAAATCTGAACCAGATTACACATCTAACCCCTAATTCAAATGGCGAATATATGGCCAGATTAGTCTCTGGCGTTGAGCTCAAAGTAAGTCGTAAATACAAGCTTAAACTGAGTGCACTAAATTTAAATTGA
- a CDS encoding spondin domain-containing protein, which translates to MKTLNKGIITTALGACLSLSANATTIQVQVSSLFDDGGLAMTPVWLGFHDGMYDAFDAGSVASSSLQSLAENGMTAGIEADFAMSNPMGVQSVLAAPTGAAPVFEPGETATSGLLEIEAMSSGYFSFLSMLIPTNDAFIGNDNPMSYSLFNDDGNFVGLDILVLGSSVYDSGTELNRGFGAPFLQGAEAEARQNENGVITFHNGLEVLPGGLAIIGGTTASGYTLDQAAADFTASGFEVARITVSQVPEPATLGFFAIGLLGLMARIKRKLAD; encoded by the coding sequence ATGAAAACATTAAACAAAGGAATTATCACTACTGCTTTGGGGGCATGCCTAAGCCTCTCAGCCAATGCTACAACTATTCAGGTGCAGGTTAGCAGTTTATTTGACGATGGAGGTTTAGCTATGACGCCAGTCTGGTTAGGCTTTCATGACGGTATGTACGATGCTTTTGACGCAGGCTCTGTGGCGTCTTCGTCATTACAAAGTTTAGCGGAAAATGGCATGACTGCGGGGATTGAAGCGGATTTTGCAATGAGTAACCCAATGGGAGTTCAAAGTGTGTTAGCCGCTCCCACTGGTGCGGCACCCGTGTTTGAGCCGGGTGAAACGGCAACTAGCGGATTGTTAGAAATAGAAGCGATGAGCAGTGGTTATTTCAGCTTTTTATCCATGCTTATTCCCACAAACGATGCGTTCATTGGCAATGACAACCCAATGTCATATTCACTATTCAATGACGATGGTAACTTTGTAGGATTGGACATCTTAGTGCTAGGTTCATCAGTCTACGATTCTGGTACTGAATTAAACCGAGGATTTGGTGCGCCTTTCTTGCAAGGAGCTGAGGCCGAAGCACGTCAAAACGAAAATGGGGTGATCACCTTTCACAACGGGCTTGAAGTCTTACCCGGAGGATTAGCTATCATCGGTGGAACTACTGCCAGTGGTTATACCCTAGACCAAGCTGCTGCCGATTTTACAGCATCTGGTTTTGAAGTGGCACGCATCACCGTATCACAAGTTCCGGAGCCTGCAACGCTTGGCTTTTTTGCTATCGGATTATTGGGTTTGATGGCTCGGATTAAACGTAAATTAGCTGACTAA
- a CDS encoding RNA polymerase sigma factor produces MKRNSETVLTEWLVINAQMGDEKALEQLLRVWYPKLIGYASRLLEDEHLANDAIQNALLDMCRNIKKIEDPAAFPKWIFKILQNKCADSIKHLQKERHKARALEASQYLEIEKVELLDNTPEVDLSNLDNNAYQLVYLHYFEEFTLTEISHIVGLPVGTLKSRLHGIRQKLKLSNKGH; encoded by the coding sequence ATGAAAAGAAATAGTGAAACAGTTTTAACTGAGTGGTTAGTCATAAACGCTCAAATGGGCGATGAAAAAGCACTCGAACAGTTGCTTCGAGTCTGGTATCCCAAATTAATTGGTTATGCGTCAAGACTTCTGGAAGACGAACACTTAGCAAATGATGCAATCCAAAACGCGTTGCTTGATATGTGCAGGAATATTAAAAAAATTGAAGATCCTGCGGCTTTTCCTAAATGGATTTTTAAAATACTACAAAACAAGTGCGCTGATTCCATCAAACATTTACAAAAAGAGCGTCACAAAGCCCGTGCACTTGAAGCAAGTCAATACCTTGAAATCGAGAAAGTTGAGTTGCTAGACAACACACCAGAAGTTGATCTTTCTAATCTAGATAACAACGCATACCAGTTAGTGTACTTACACTATTTTGAAGAGTTTACGCTAACCGAGATTAGCCATATTGTCGGACTCCCGGTAGGTACATTGAAATCGAGGCTGCATGGGATTCGACAAAAACTTAAACTAAGCAATAAAGGACATTAA
- a CDS encoding DUF6768 family protein has translation MSDINQKILAAMQQQSNAEKVSEQEANTLQLIGRSFKGTFKFTAIAIISLQVIFIGLAIYFGFNLFNEQNIGIKLHWLLGTLVAFIIFAAMRLWLFMELNRLSVLREVKRVELQLALLTNQLINNNKFDG, from the coding sequence ATGAGTGATATTAATCAAAAAATTTTAGCGGCCATGCAACAACAAAGCAATGCTGAAAAGGTATCTGAACAAGAAGCAAATACATTGCAACTTATTGGTCGAAGCTTTAAAGGGACATTCAAATTTACGGCCATCGCGATTATTTCCCTGCAAGTTATATTCATAGGATTGGCGATTTATTTCGGGTTCAATCTATTCAATGAACAAAATATTGGAATTAAATTACACTGGCTGCTTGGAACACTTGTGGCTTTTATCATCTTCGCAGCTATGCGCTTATGGTTGTTCATGGAATTAAATCGATTGTCTGTACTCAGAGAAGTTAAACGAGTTGAGCTACAGCTAGCTTTGTTAACCAACCAATTGATTAATAATAATAAATTTGACGGTTGA
- a CDS encoding Dps family protein, whose translation MMKIDIGINETDRNQIAEGLKKLLADSYTLYLQTHNFHWNVTGPQFRELHLMFEEHYTELAVAVDDIAERIRTLGMVAPGTYKEFAKLSAIKEVDGVPASEEMVKILLQGHEQVVKTCREALKVAQDADDESSAALVSDRMRVHEKTAWMLRATLR comes from the coding sequence ATTATGAAAATTGACATTGGTATTAATGAAACAGATCGTAATCAAATCGCTGAAGGTTTGAAAAAGTTACTGGCAGATAGCTATACCTTGTATCTCCAAACCCATAATTTTCACTGGAATGTGACGGGTCCTCAATTCAGAGAGTTACATTTGATGTTTGAAGAACATTATACTGAGTTAGCGGTTGCTGTTGATGATATAGCAGAACGGATCCGGACTTTGGGTATGGTTGCACCAGGGACCTATAAAGAGTTTGCAAAACTGAGCGCAATTAAAGAAGTCGATGGCGTCCCCGCGTCAGAAGAAATGGTTAAAATTCTGTTGCAGGGTCATGAGCAAGTGGTTAAAACTTGTAGAGAGGCCCTTAAAGTAGCTCAAGATGCAGATGACGAATCTTCTGCAGCATTGGTATCAGATAGAATGCGTGTACATGAAAAGACCGCGTGGATGCTTAGAGCAACTCTAAGATAG
- a CDS encoding GGDEF domain-containing protein, whose product MTLRSINIPPLLAIMLMFCSFLVRAETAFFFQHADNQTPFSQIHATLVNRIADSATVEEQVKNNFSLASLLLQFDRVELLTEVLDELAELGVGQSNGVNSLKWQIFRGYSYFSLSQYVAADTSFNQAKDILDILNIANKQQPELIYLTAVLTMYSGINDGYLQRYTKATESLSEVNHIANANNWSILSGLSLYYSGDVNYELKNYEQAEVFYRLSKQMFAEHDTIFRAISLMSEGQMINIVGDRKQAFFLLDNAIQVFVKMEDISSLAYAYLLKSYFHSKDGNDTEALRWIGESVTLREELNNPVTIANSYVHYSSILNANGFLDRALSYAEKAALMAAETDDLAGQWDAFNQYARILNEKGEFQKAYDYMYKSERALLAKARLDITSQTARLNSEFNLAQQQLENQFLDEKNELLQTQLEQQTQLQKRQQWIVLGLVVFTVIVMLFLAIIYQLYRKNKRLAILDNLTGLRNRRSILESGEQAFAISKRYKQNLCVLMLDVDNFKLVNDNYGHAEGDKVLKFVASICKEALRASDYVGRIGGEEFLFVLPNSSEKEGNQLAKRLFQNIQEHISQAGLKVGEVTFSLGLAANLEQCNDFLELASLADAALYEAKAKGKNQVQTYTDEMQFKHKVEPTG is encoded by the coding sequence ATGACGTTGCGCTCAATTAATATTCCACCTCTACTGGCAATAATGCTTATGTTCTGTAGTTTTTTAGTCAGAGCTGAAACTGCGTTTTTCTTTCAACATGCAGATAATCAAACTCCTTTTTCACAAATACACGCCACTTTAGTAAATCGTATTGCTGATTCTGCAACCGTTGAAGAGCAGGTGAAAAACAATTTCTCTTTGGCATCGTTGTTATTGCAATTTGATCGGGTTGAGTTACTAACCGAAGTGTTAGATGAGTTGGCTGAGCTGGGTGTAGGCCAATCCAATGGTGTGAATTCACTCAAGTGGCAGATATTTAGGGGGTATAGTTACTTTTCATTAAGTCAATATGTTGCTGCAGATACCTCTTTTAACCAAGCGAAAGACATTCTGGATATTTTAAACATCGCAAATAAACAACAACCTGAGTTGATTTATCTTACTGCCGTATTGACCATGTACAGCGGTATCAATGACGGGTATTTGCAACGTTACACTAAGGCTACTGAATCACTGTCTGAGGTGAACCATATTGCCAACGCTAATAATTGGTCGATACTTTCTGGGCTATCTCTGTACTACAGTGGCGATGTAAATTACGAGCTGAAAAATTACGAACAAGCTGAAGTTTTTTATCGATTATCTAAACAAATGTTTGCCGAACATGACACCATATTTAGGGCCATCTCATTAATGAGTGAAGGGCAAATGATCAATATTGTAGGCGACCGAAAACAGGCATTCTTTTTATTGGATAATGCAATTCAGGTATTTGTCAAAATGGAAGATATTTCTTCTTTGGCGTATGCCTACCTACTTAAATCGTATTTTCACAGTAAAGATGGTAATGATACCGAAGCCTTGAGGTGGATTGGCGAATCTGTGACTTTACGGGAAGAATTGAACAACCCAGTCACTATCGCTAACTCTTACGTGCATTACAGTTCAATTTTAAACGCTAATGGCTTTCTTGACCGAGCTTTAAGTTACGCTGAAAAAGCTGCGTTAATGGCTGCCGAAACCGATGATTTAGCAGGCCAATGGGATGCATTTAATCAATATGCAAGAATACTAAACGAAAAAGGCGAATTTCAGAAAGCCTACGATTATATGTATAAGTCGGAACGTGCTCTTTTGGCCAAAGCTCGATTAGATATTACAAGTCAAACCGCAAGATTAAACAGTGAATTTAATTTGGCACAACAACAACTGGAAAATCAGTTTTTAGACGAAAAGAATGAATTGTTACAAACCCAGTTAGAACAGCAAACGCAATTGCAAAAAAGACAGCAATGGATAGTCCTTGGTTTAGTGGTTTTTACCGTTATTGTGATGTTATTTCTTGCGATAATATACCAGCTTTATCGCAAAAATAAACGCCTAGCCATATTGGATAATCTGACTGGATTACGCAATCGCAGGAGTATCTTGGAATCCGGGGAGCAGGCCTTTGCTATTAGTAAACGTTACAAACAGAACTTATGTGTACTGATGCTCGACGTGGATAATTTCAAATTAGTAAATGACAATTACGGACACGCTGAAGGAGATAAAGTGCTGAAGTTCGTTGCTTCAATTTGCAAAGAGGCATTACGGGCTTCCGACTATGTAGGGCGAATTGGTGGTGAAGAGTTTCTATTCGTTTTACCAAATAGCAGTGAAAAAGAAGGCAATCAATTAGCCAAACGTCTTTTCCAGAATATTCAAGAGCACATCTCACAAGCGGGTTTAAAAGTGGGCGAGGTTACTTTTAGTCTTGGTTTGGCGGCAAACTTAGAGCAGTGCAATGACTTTCTTGAGCTCGCCAGCTTAGCTGACGCAGCACTTTATGAAGCCAAAGCCAAAGGTAAGAATCAGGTGCAAACATACACAGATGAGATGCAGTTTAAACACAAAGTAGAACCTACGGGCTAA